In Pseudomonas flavescens, the sequence CGATGCGGCGATCGGTGCGGTGATCCTCGAAGCTGTGGACGAGATTCGCCGGGATAACCCGGGCGTGCGCTACCTCTGCGATCCGGTGATGGGCGATGTTGGGCGAGGGGTATTCGTCAACGCGGCGATCCCGGATTTTCTGCGCAACCTGGCGATTCCCTGCGCCAACATCATCACCCCCAACCAGTTCGAGTTCGAGCTGCTGACCGGCAGCAAACTCGACAGCGTCGACGAGGCCGTGCGCACCGCACGCCAACTGCGCGGTCGCGGGCCCGATGTGGTGGTGATCACCAGTTTGGCCACGCCGGACATTCCAGCCGACCAGCTCTGTACCCTGGCGGTCAATGGTCAAGGCGCCTGGCTGGTGAGCACCCCGCGCCTGGCGCTGCATCCGCTGCCCAACGGCATGGGCGATGTGTTCTCGGCGACGCTGCTGGCCCGTCTGCTGTCCGGGCATGCGCTGCCCCAGGCGCTGGAACTGGCCACTGCCACGCTGTACGCCCTGGTGCAGAAAACCGCCGAGGGATCCCGTGATCTGCCGCTGGTGGTTGCCCAGGAACAGATCGTCGAACCGCAGCAGCGTTACCAGGCGACTGAAGTGGTGGTCAAATGATCCGGCGCTGCCTTTGCATGGTGGGGGTGATGCTGGCGAGCGGCATCACGGTCGCCTGCGAGGTCGACACGGCAGCGGCCTTTCGCGATGACGCCCATGGCAACTACGTGATTCCGGTGCGGGTCAAGACCGGCGAGCGCTGCGTGATCCTCGATCACCTGACGGCAGAGGGCCGCAAGACACGCAGCGAAGTCTGGATGCCGGTAGAAAAACTGGGCAGCAGTACGCCGAAACTCGGCCGCTTCAAGCGCGAGTATCAGGTCGAGGGTGACGTGGCGAGCGTGGATCGTTTCGTCTATCTGGCGGGCGACAAGGCGGGTGAGGACTCGGTGAAGTTCTCGTCGTTCCCCAATCAGCAGGAACGACGAGCAGTGGAGTACCGCATCAGCATCGAATGACCGCTCGTGGCGGGCGCGTCAGCACCGGTAGGGGCTTTCGCTTTTCAGCTCGGCGCCGCTCTCGACATCCTTGATGATGACGGTGGCGCCGGGGTGAGCCGAACACATCGCGTTGCGCATCGTGTAGATGCCGCTGCCTTCGGCGACCATGGTCATGTTCTGGCGCAGCGGCTTGCCGTCCTTGTCCTGCAGCGACAGCTCGTAGACGCCGGAAAGCGTCATGCAGCCAGAGAGAAGAGCCGCAGGTAGCAGATAGAGAGTGTATTTCACAGGTTTCGTCCTTGGAGTGAGTGTGTCGAATGATCGGCTCAGGGTTGGCGCTCGATGCTTATCTCGACCATTTTGCAGTCGATGAGACGCAGGTTGCGCACTCCGCCGTTGCTGGGGCCATAAGACCAGTGCTGAACTTCTAGCGAATCTGATGATAAGGATTGTCCGACCGATCGTCCCTCGTGGCGCCTTCTTACCGAATTCAGCTACCTGCCAGCCTCGAGAAGGTTGCCAGCAACTGGAAGAAGAAAAACGCCAGCAGACCCACTACGAGCGGTTTCGAGGGCGCGCTGCGCAATCGAAATTGCGTCTTCAACGGCGTCAGGAAGAATCTGGGGCTGGCCATCGCGCCAAGAGCCAGGCTTAGAAGACTGGCATGCTGGAGTCGATCTACCAGGTCCATTTCGGCTTCGGCGAGGACCAGATTCACTAGAAGGGCACCTGCGCAGGCCAGCCAGAATGCCGATAAGAATTTTTCCTTGTAGGACCAGGCTCCGATGTCCATTCGAGCTCCTTTGAAATGTTCGCTGGTGATCATGAAGCACCCGGTCTTGCTGGTGCAATACTCGAGATCATTTCGATAACGCTGAAAACCTCA encodes:
- the pdxY gene encoding pyridoxal kinase PdxY, with protein sequence MSASTPPLVLSIQSHVALGHVGNDAAVFPLQRLGFEVLPVHTVQFSNHTGYGQFRGQVFDAEHIRDVLAGLRDRGVLSRVSAVLSGYLGDAAIGAVILEAVDEIRRDNPGVRYLCDPVMGDVGRGVFVNAAIPDFLRNLAIPCANIITPNQFEFELLTGSKLDSVDEAVRTARQLRGRGPDVVVITSLATPDIPADQLCTLAVNGQGAWLVSTPRLALHPLPNGMGDVFSATLLARLLSGHALPQALELATATLYALVQKTAEGSRDLPLVVAQEQIVEPQQRYQATEVVVK